Genomic window ([Eubacterium] hominis):
GAAGCACTTGGATGGAGTATTTATCCTATTGTATCCAACACATCCTTGATTCATGCATTAACAATATGTGATTGTTTGATCATACCTGGTGGATATGATGTACAGGGGTATTATGTACAAGAAGAAAAAAGAGCGGAATGTACGTATTATGCTTCCATGATGGATCATTTTGATTTTATCGTACTAGACGCCTTTGTGAAACAGAAAAAACCAATTCTTGGTATTTGTCGTGGTATACAAATCATTAATTTATATTTTCATGGTTCTTTATTAACACATATGAATGAGAAAACGCATGCGAAAAATCATATGCATTCTATTTATTTTGCCAGTGGCAGTGTTTTGACACAGTTATATCAAACACCATGCATCGTCAACAGTTATCATCATCAAGTGATTGGCAAATTAGGGGATGATTTACAATCCCTTGGATATAGTGAAGAAATGTATGTAGAAGCCATTGCACATAAAAAGCTGCCTATCTTAGGTGTACAATGGCATCCGGAAAAGATGGATGATGATCAGATCTTACCTTATTTTTTTGATATTCTTTGTGCCTGAAGTTTTCTTCTAGTTTTCACCCATTCATATATCATCCAAACCAGAATCAAGATGGAAATCCATATGCCAAAGCGATCAACATTGATTATGGTATGAAGACGGTTTAAACAATACGTAACCAACAAACTTCTCAATAATCTAGCAATACCGTCACTTAATGTGAATTTTAAAAATGGCATATGCGTAAAGCCGGCAAGATAAGCTAAAAGAAAATCAGGAAGCGGTGTTATGCCACCGATAAAAACCGCAATGACACCATAACGCTCCATCAATGCTTCCCCTTTTTCAATATCCTCTTTGGCAGCGATATTTTTTAATACTGATGAACCAATACGCCAAGCCAGCAGATAACCAATAGCACCTCCGATACAGGTGCCTGCCGCACCAATCATAGAATACCATATCCATTTTTGTGGACTCTTTAAGCACAATGGCACAAGTAGTACTTCTAAAGATGGAAGTGGCAGAAATGCCTTTAAAATTGAATACAGGAATAATCCTGCATCTTCAAATATAAGAAAAAAATTCTGAATGTTCATGAAATCTCCTCATTTCATGATATGCTTCAGAATTTTTTATATGAGTTCTTTTAAATTATGTACGATGATATCTGGCTGGATATCCATGCGTTTTGCGTCATGTTCATCATGAACGCCACTGGTCACAAAAATCGTTTCCACCTGATTTTGTATACCAAACAAAATATCTGTTTCCAGATTATCTCCAATCATCACACAATGACTTGCGTCAACATGGGCAAAGCTTAACGCTTCTTTCATCATTGCTTCATTCGGTTTCCCAATGATCAAGCCTTCAGATTCACTGGCATATTGAAACATTGCGACGATTGCCCCATTACCAATTCGATAACCATCTCCATGTGGAAGTCTTCGATCAGCATTTGTGCCTATCAAAGTGGCACCTTTTTGTATCAGATTAAATGCTTTACAATACTGTTCATAGCTTGCATGTACATCTAAACCAATAAATACATGATCCGCTTCCTGTTCATCAATTATAAATCCCTGTTCAAGAAGGGCTTCCTTCATTCCTTCCTGTCCAATATAATATGCTTTATTGCCTTTTAAATAACGTTTCGCATATGCAGCAGAAGCCATGGCACTGGTAAAGAAAGCTTCATCACGTATACCATGAAATCCCATACGTTCCATCTTTTCACGATTTTGAGCATGCGTACGCATCGCATTATTGGTAATGAAATAATAAGGGATATCCTGTGCAATTAGATAATCAATAAATTCAATCGCACCATCAATTAATTCATCCCCGCGATACATTGTCCCATCTAAATCAATAAAACAGGTTTTATCCTTCCAGGACATATTAGATACTCCTCATATACATGCCCTGATAATGATCAAGGTATGCTTCTTCTTCAAATTCGTTTTCTTTCATGATCTCCATAAACAGATACATACATAATGCATAAATACTGCCAAAAACACCATTTGAGAAATTCACGGTACAGCTATTCTCCTCAATCGTAAATTCTGCGACCTGCATCTGACGATCAAAGATGATAACACTGCGTTTTGCGGCATGTCTGCCTCCATAAATATGATACGTTACATCATGATAAATCATATCGAATCCGTTTTTACTTTTACGCAGTTCCCCAATTTTTTCTTCCTGTTCATACATTGTGAATTCATGTGATTTCAATACTGGCAAAATATGATACCATTTTTTGATTTGATAAAAACTTAGTACTACATCTTCATATGGATTTTTTAATAAGATATTGATCAAGTTACCTTCCTTTTCCTGTACAATGGTATAAATCAAATGTCCGTTTTCCTGTACCTGATATGTATCATCCTGCTTGACAAGTGTAAACAGCATATGTAGCTCCTCCTTTTAAAAAAGCTCTTGGTAAGTATCAAGAGCTTCATGTATGAGTATATTGTTCATCATACGTCTTTCTTACAGAAACATTATAAGGAAATTTGTATGATTTTGCAAGGTTATTTAAATAGGAAACTTAATAGTGGTTCCATTTCCATTAAGACTGGAGCTAAAATCAAAGAAATGACAGACATCAATTTGATCAGGATATCCATTGTCGGACCCGCTGTATCTTTGAATGGATCCCCTACAGTATCTCCGGTAACTGCAGCTTTATGTGCTTCACTGCCTTTTCCACCATGGTGTCCACTTTCGATATACTTCTTTGCATTATCCCAAGCACCACCAGCATTGGCCATAAATACAGCTAACATAATGGCAGACATCAATGCCCCTACAAGTAGACCACCTAATCCCTTCGTACCTAATAAGATTCCACAAAGAATTGGTGATATTACAGCAATACATCCAGGCAGGATCATTTCTTTCAAGGCTGCCTGTGTGGAGATATCTACGCATTTTGCATAATCTGGTTTGCTGGTTCCTTTCATGATGCCAGGATCTGCTTTAAACTGTCTTCTTACTTCATCAATCATCTGATTTGCAGCTTTTCCAACTGATTTGATGGTTAAGGAGGTAAAGAAGAATGGCAGCATTGCACCAATTAACAATGCGACAATCACTCCTGGTTCTAACAGAGATATGACTTCAAGCTGCGCAACCTGTGCATAGGCAACAATCATCGCCAATGCAGTAAATGCTGCTGAACCAATACAGAAACCTTTTCCAACAGCAGCTGTTGTATTTCCTACGGAATCCAATCGATCGGTAATTTCTCTAACTGCTGGCTCCATATCTGCCATTTCCGCAATACCACCTGCATTATCAGCGATAGGTCCATATGCATCTACGGATACTGTGATTCCTGTTGTGGACAACATGCCAACTGCACCTAAAGCAATACCATACATGCCAAAGAACATATAGCTGGCAGCGATACCTGCCGCTAACAGCAGAATCGTTAAAGCTGTGGACTGCATCCCGATACTAAATCCGGAAATAATATTTGTCGCATG
Coding sequences:
- a CDS encoding gamma-glutamyl-gamma-aminobutyrate hydrolase family protein, translated to MKCAGIIGRLEDFEDQKKWFVNASYVKAIEALGWSIYPIVSNTSLIHALTICDCLIIPGGYDVQGYYVQEEKRAECTYYASMMDHFDFIVLDAFVKQKKPILGICRGIQIINLYFHGSLLTHMNEKTHAKNHMHSIYFASGSVLTQLYQTPCIVNSYHHQVIGKLGDDLQSLGYSEEMYVEAIAHKKLPILGVQWHPEKMDDDQILPYFFDILCA
- a CDS encoding DedA family protein produces the protein MNIQNFFLIFEDAGLFLYSILKAFLPLPSLEVLLVPLCLKSPQKWIWYSMIGAAGTCIGGAIGYLLAWRIGSSVLKNIAAKEDIEKGEALMERYGVIAVFIGGITPLPDFLLAYLAGFTHMPFLKFTLSDGIARLLRSLLVTYCLNRLHTIINVDRFGIWISILILVWMIYEWVKTRRKLQAQRISKK
- a CDS encoding HAD-IIA family hydrolase, whose translation is MSWKDKTCFIDLDGTMYRGDELIDGAIEFIDYLIAQDIPYYFITNNAMRTHAQNREKMERMGFHGIRDEAFFTSAMASAAYAKRYLKGNKAYYIGQEGMKEALLEQGFIIDEQEADHVFIGLDVHASYEQYCKAFNLIQKGATLIGTNADRRLPHGDGYRIGNGAIVAMFQYASESEGLIIGKPNEAMMKEALSFAHVDASHCVMIGDNLETDILFGIQNQVETIFVTSGVHDEHDAKRMDIQPDIIVHNLKELI